One window of the Trifolium pratense cultivar HEN17-A07 linkage group LG2, ARS_RC_1.1, whole genome shotgun sequence genome contains the following:
- the LOC123906242 gene encoding triacylglycerol lipase OBL1-like gives MDHSSDKFAATGFLFLQPKNIGFFELFRVYFGTTKLHKENFVQCNEVVEEDSLDEYKSLVFVSLLLQKLMLLFKYPLKYLGFTIELFLNLASGNCNIFQIISNLLQGKELVDTNSADYVSIIGHLDNRVELDKRIQRDDPKYNVALSMMASKAAYENQAFIRDTVENHWKMEVVASGDYWNDFEGEATTQAYVLLNKSDNHDTYIVTFRGTEFFDADQWSCDFDISWLELPSLGKTHAGFMKALGLQKSNMGWPKEIDKNNHGHAPEAYYFIRDLLKKHLDGNDKAKFIVTGHSLGGALAILFPAILILHEETFLLERLEGVYTFGQPRVGGDIFSKYMEKNLKENGVMFYRIVYSYDIVPRLPPDYKDILFRHFGTCLYYDRNYNCKKMQEEPNKNYFSLSEIIPMSLNAFCELIRSFFMVSRYGSEYQEGWLLRIFRLVGLVIPGASNHIPQDYVNATRLGSIPSKMD, from the exons aTGGATCATAGCTCTGACAAATTTGCAGCTACTGGATTTTTGTTCTTGCAACCCAAAAATATTGGTTTCTTTGAACTATTTAGGGTCTATTTTGGCACTACTAAGTTACACAAAGAAAACTTTGTCCAATGCAATGAGGTTGTTGAAGAGGATAGTTTGGATGAATACAAGTCTCTTGTATTTGTATCGCTATTGTTACAAAAGTTGATGCTGTTGTTTAAGTATCCATTGAAATATCTTGGCTTCACTATTGAGTTATTTTTGAACTTGGCTAGTGGCAATTGCAACATTTTCCAGATCATTTCCAACCTTCTCCAAG GTAAGGAGCTAGTGGATACAAATTCAGCAGATTATGTGTCAATTATTGGTCATTTGGACAATAGAGTGGAATTGGACAAAAGGATCCAACGTGATGACCCCAAATATAATGTTGCTTTGTCTATGATGGCTTCTAAAGCAGCTTACGAGAATCAAGCTTTTATACGAGACACCGTTGAAAATCACTGGAAG ATGGAAGTTGTGGCAAGCGGCGATTACTGGAATG ATTTTGAAGGAGAAGCTACAACTCAAGCTTATGTACTCCTAAATAAAAGTGACAATCACGACACTTACATAGTGACTTTTAGAGGAACTGAATTCTTTGATGCTGATCAATGGTCTTGTGATTTTGATATCTCATGGTTGGAGCTTCCTAGTCTTGGAAAAACTCATGCCGGTTTCATGAAAGCTTTAGGTTTACAAAAAAGTAATATGGGATGGCCTAAAGAAATTGACAAAAATAATCATGGCCATGCACCTGAAGCGTACTACTTCATTAGAGATTTACTAAAGAAGCATTTAGATGGAAATGATAAAGCAAAATTTATTGTGACCGGTCACAGTTTAGGTGGAGCTCTTGCTATTCTATTTCCTGCAATATTGATATTGCATGAGGAAACATTTCTTTTAGAGAGGCTTGAAGGAGTGTACACATTTGGTCAACCAAGAGTTGGAGGTGATATATTTTCTAAGTACATGGAGaagaatttaaaagaaaatggtGTTATGTTTTACAGGATAGTTTACAGCTATGATATTGTTCCTAGGTTGCCCCCTGATTACAAAGATATCTTGTTTAGGCACTTTGGGACATGTCTTTATTATGACAGAAACTATAATTGCAAG AAAATGCAAGAGGAACCAAACAAAAACTACTTCTCTTTGTCAGAGATAATTCCGATGTCATTGAATGCTTTTTGTGAGCTCATAAGGAGCTTTTTTATGGTTTCAAGATATGGATCTGAGTATCAAGAGGGATGGCTTTTAAGAATTTTTCGACTTGTGGGTTTAGTAATTCCTGGTGCATCTAATCACATACCCCAAGATTATGTTAATGCTACTCGGTTGGGATCAATACCCTCGAAGATGGATTGA
- the LOC123906244 gene encoding triacylglycerol lipase OBL1-like isoform X2 — MGHIDNRVELDKSIQREDPKYNVALSMMASKAAYENKAFIQDTVENHWKMEIVASGDYWNDYQQKATTEAFVLLDKSNKYDTYIVTFRGTELFDADQWSYDFDVSWLELPGLGKTHAGFMKALGLQKSNIGWPKEIKTNPNHAPEAYYFIRDLLKNHLNENDKAKFIVTGHSLGGALAILFPAILMLHEETLLLERLQVVYTFGQPRVGDGIFAEYMEKNLKHNGIKYYRMVYSYDIIPRFPPDIKDDLFKHFGTCLYFDRNYNGKKVQEEPNKNYFSLSAISPMTLNAICELMRSFAMVSRFGSEYQEGWVLRIFRFVGLVFPGAPNHLPQDYVNATRLGSIPSKVD, encoded by the exons ATGGGTCATATTGACAATAGAGTGGAGTTGGACAAAAGCATCCAACGTGAAGACCCAAAATATAATGTTGCTTTGTCTATGATGGCTTCTAAAGCAGCTTACGAGAATAAAGCTTTTATACAAGATACTGTTGAAAATCATTGGAAG ATGGAAATTGTTGCAAGCGGTGACTACTGGAATG ATTATCAACAAAAAGCTACAACTGAAGCTTTTGTGCTCCTAGATAAGAGTAATAAATATGACACCTACATAGTAACTTTCAGAGGAACTGAACTCTTTGATGCTGATCAATGGTCTTATGATTTTGATGTCTCGTGGTTAGAGCTTCCTGGTTTGGGAAAAACTCATGCTGGTTTTATGAAAGCCTTAGGTTTACAGAAAAGCAACATTGGCTGGCCgaaagaaattaaaacaaatcCTAACCATGCACCTGAAGCCTACTATTTCATTAGAGATTTACTGAAGAATCATTTGAATGAAAATGATAAAGCAAAGTTTATTGTGACTGGTCACAGTCTAGGTGGAGCTTTGGCGATTCTGTTTCCTGCAATATTGATGTTGCATGAGGAGACACTTCTTTTGGAGAGGCTTCAAGTGGTGTACACATTTGGTCAACCAAGAGTTGGAGATGGTATATTTGCGGAATACATGGAGAAGAATTTGAAACATAATGGTATTAAGTATTATAGGATGGTTTACAGCTATGATATTATTCCTAGATTTCCTCCTGATATCAAGGATGACTTGTTTAAACACTTTGGGACATGTCTTTATTTTGACAGAAACTATAATGGAAAG AAAGTGCAAGAGGAGCCAAACAAGAACTACTTTTCTTTGTCAGCGATATCACCGATGACACTGAATGCTATTTGTGAGCTCATGAGGAGCTTCGCTATGGTGTCTAGATTTGGATCAGAGTATCAAGAGGGATGGGTTTTAAGAATATTTCGATTTGTAGGCTTAGTATTTCCTGGAGCACCTAATCACCTACCCCAAGATTATGTTAATGCTACTCGATTGGGATCAATTCCCTCCAAGGTGGATTGA
- the LOC123906244 gene encoding triacylglycerol lipase OBL1-like isoform X1, whose translation MNPSSDKYSATRFLFLTPKNIGFFQLFWVLFSTTKLHTQNFVQCHELVEDESFDEYKYLVFLFLLLQKLMQLFKYPLKYVGFTIELFLNLAGGKYNIFQIIFNFFQGKELVDTNSADYLSIMGHIDNRVELDKSIQREDPKYNVALSMMASKAAYENKAFIQDTVENHWKMEIVASGDYWNDYQQKATTEAFVLLDKSNKYDTYIVTFRGTELFDADQWSYDFDVSWLELPGLGKTHAGFMKALGLQKSNIGWPKEIKTNPNHAPEAYYFIRDLLKNHLNENDKAKFIVTGHSLGGALAILFPAILMLHEETLLLERLQVVYTFGQPRVGDGIFAEYMEKNLKHNGIKYYRMVYSYDIIPRFPPDIKDDLFKHFGTCLYFDRNYNGKKVQEEPNKNYFSLSAISPMTLNAICELMRSFAMVSRFGSEYQEGWVLRIFRFVGLVFPGAPNHLPQDYVNATRLGSIPSKVD comes from the exons ATGAATCCTAGTTCTGACAAATATTCCGCTACCCGTTTTTTGTTCTTGACACCCAAAAATATTGGGTTCTTTCAACTATTTTGGGTCTTATTTAGTACTACTAAGTTACACACACAAAACTTTGTCCAATGCCATGAGCTTGTTGAAGATGAAAGCTTCGATGAATACAAGTATcttgtatttttatttctattgttACAAAAGTTGATGCAGTTGTTTAAGTATCCATTGAAATATGTTGGCTTCACTATTGAGTTATTTTTGAACTTGGCTGGCGGCAAATACAACATTTTTCAGATCATTTTCAACTTTTTCCAAG GTAAGGAGCTAGTGGATACAAATTCAGCAGATTATTTGTCAATTATGGGTCATATTGACAATAGAGTGGAGTTGGACAAAAGCATCCAACGTGAAGACCCAAAATATAATGTTGCTTTGTCTATGATGGCTTCTAAAGCAGCTTACGAGAATAAAGCTTTTATACAAGATACTGTTGAAAATCATTGGAAG ATGGAAATTGTTGCAAGCGGTGACTACTGGAATG ATTATCAACAAAAAGCTACAACTGAAGCTTTTGTGCTCCTAGATAAGAGTAATAAATATGACACCTACATAGTAACTTTCAGAGGAACTGAACTCTTTGATGCTGATCAATGGTCTTATGATTTTGATGTCTCGTGGTTAGAGCTTCCTGGTTTGGGAAAAACTCATGCTGGTTTTATGAAAGCCTTAGGTTTACAGAAAAGCAACATTGGCTGGCCgaaagaaattaaaacaaatcCTAACCATGCACCTGAAGCCTACTATTTCATTAGAGATTTACTGAAGAATCATTTGAATGAAAATGATAAAGCAAAGTTTATTGTGACTGGTCACAGTCTAGGTGGAGCTTTGGCGATTCTGTTTCCTGCAATATTGATGTTGCATGAGGAGACACTTCTTTTGGAGAGGCTTCAAGTGGTGTACACATTTGGTCAACCAAGAGTTGGAGATGGTATATTTGCGGAATACATGGAGAAGAATTTGAAACATAATGGTATTAAGTATTATAGGATGGTTTACAGCTATGATATTATTCCTAGATTTCCTCCTGATATCAAGGATGACTTGTTTAAACACTTTGGGACATGTCTTTATTTTGACAGAAACTATAATGGAAAG AAAGTGCAAGAGGAGCCAAACAAGAACTACTTTTCTTTGTCAGCGATATCACCGATGACACTGAATGCTATTTGTGAGCTCATGAGGAGCTTCGCTATGGTGTCTAGATTTGGATCAGAGTATCAAGAGGGATGGGTTTTAAGAATATTTCGATTTGTAGGCTTAGTATTTCCTGGAGCACCTAATCACCTACCCCAAGATTATGTTAATGCTACTCGATTGGGATCAATTCCCTCCAAGGTGGATTGA
- the LOC123906245 gene encoding flagellar attachment zone protein 1-like — MQQRRMVDEVMATKNRNNEISLKHEQELSEKDDLLAEYRRKLQESEVELEKRKESEANLFDTLVMQTKQLEHNTILLEESRHEIASLEEKLKTLQLSAYQTNGLEDMKVTEKGLPKIKVHETQEGVEEGKLYLKAENLVEELNLLKSELQLATQAEENSKKAMDDLAFALKEVATEANQVKAKLTLSQVELEHTKTDAERWRVTLQNTEEKYKELLDVTRKEADRYKNTAERLRLEAEESLLAWNGKETQFVTCIRRAEEERLLAQEETTRLLELLNEAESKTKVSKEENQKLRDILKQALNEANVAKEAAEIAKAENSRLQDSLNLLVHENEMLKIHEAASFENIKELKKMLSETSTKEFRNEDLEKFLTAKEGTKEKPHHKEHRETKSLSKNFSLNLKDMITTHKQQPKNEDVNNKDIITEDDDTLKGSIFDEVDDSSDESRHDADMGIPDEFDNIDESHFDNYEGDTNNRKRRALLRRFGDLIRRKSTPTPPTKKELPNEEHLQT, encoded by the coding sequence ATGCAACAGCGTCGTATGGTTGATGAAGTAATGGCCACAAAGAACAGAAACAATGAAATATCATTAAAACATGAACAAGAATTGTCAGAGAAAGATGATTTGTTGGCTGAGTACAGGAGGAAACTTCAAGAATCGGAGGTCGAATTGGAGAAGCGAAAAGAATCCGAAGCAAATTTGTTTGATACATTGGTTATGCAAACAAAACAGCTAGAGCATAACACAATTTTACTTGAAGAATCAAGGCATGAAATTGCTAGTCttgaagaaaaattgaagacACTTCAATTAAGTGCATATCAAACCAACGGTTTAGAGGATATGAAAGTAACCGAAAAAGGGTTACCGAAAATTAAGGTACATGAAACTCAAGAGGGTGTGGAGGAGGGAAAATTATACTTGAAGGCGGAAAATTTAGTTGAAGAATTGAATTTGCTTAAAAGTGAATTGCAATTAGCAACACAAGCCGAGGAGAATAGCAAGAAAGCAATGGATGATTTAGCGTTCGCGCTAAAAGAAGTTGCAACCGAAGCTAACCAAGTGAAAGCGAAACTAACCTTAAGCCAAGTTGAACTAGAACACACAAAAACCGATGCTGAGCGTTGGAGAGTGACGTTACAAAACACAGAAGAGAAGTACAAAGAGCTTCTAGATGTAACAAGGAAAGAAGCCGACAGGTACAAAAACACCGCGGAACGATTGAGATTAGAAGCTGAAGAATCACTTTTAGCATGGAATGGAAAGGAAACTCAGTTTGTGACTTGTATCAGAAGAGCTGAAGAGGAAAGGTTGCTTGCACAAGAAGAAACAACAAGATTACTTGAATTGCTTAATGAAGCCGAAAGTAAAACAAAAGTTTCgaaagaagaaaatcaaaaacTGCGCGATATATTAAAACAAGCTTTGAATGAAGCTAATGTTGCAAAAGAAGCTGCAGAAATCGCGAAAGCTGAAAACAGTAGATTACAAGATAGTCTCAATTTGCTTGTACATGAAAATGAGATGCTGAAAATTCATGAAGCTGCATCATTTGAGAATATCAAAGAGTTGAAAAAAATGCTATCAGAAACATCGACAAAAGAGTTTAGAAACGAAGATTTGGAGAAATTTTTAACAGCAAAAGAAGGTACAAAAGAAAAACCACACCATAAGGAGCATAGAGAAACAAAAAGTTTAAGCAAAAACTTTAGTCTTAATTTAAAAGACATGATAACAACACATAAGCAACAACCAAAAAATGAAGATGTTAATAATAAAGACATTATTACAGAAGATGATGATACATTAAAGGGTTCAATATTTGATGAAGTTGATGATTCATCGGATGAATCGCGTCACGATGCTGACATGGGAATACCAGATGAATTTGATAATATAGATGAATCTCATTTTGATAATTATGAAGGTGATACAAACAACAGAAAAAGAAGAGCTTTGTTGAGAAGATTTGGTGATCTTATAAGGAGAAAAAGTACTCCTACTCCTCCTACCAAAAAAGAACTTCCCAATGAGGAACATCTACAAACGTAA